The Triticum aestivum cultivar Chinese Spring chromosome 7B, IWGSC CS RefSeq v2.1, whole genome shotgun sequence genome window below encodes:
- the LOC123161786 gene encoding uncharacterized protein isoform X1, protein MRHPVSRVMVDPSGNASGSLVLVQFEGLSGQKIIELLNLNGRREEWRIEGLRKELKAEVMVASFNFLLTNSSRVLPRSEDEGKKKNLTKELKKMKQCTGQRQSAIKTICLQVLYYQRRLCQEEG, encoded by the exons ATGCGCCACCCAGTCAGCCGAGTGATGGTAGATCCCAGTGGAAATGCCTCTG GCTCACTGGTTTTGGTTCAGTTTGAAGGGCTCTCGGGGCAAAAGATAATTGAGTTGTTGAATCTGAAT GGGCGCCGCGAGGAGTGGAGGATCGAG GGTCTTCGCAAGGAGTTGAAGGCTGAGGTCATGGTTGCCAGCTTCAATTTTTTGCTGACCAATTCCTCAAGAGTCTTGCCAAG ATCTGAGgatgaagggaagaagaagaatttaACTAAAGAGTTGAAGAAGATGAAG CAATGTACGGGCCAGAGACAATCGGCGATAAAAACGATCTGCTTGCAAGTTCTATATTACCAGCGGAGGCTTTGCCAAGAGGAAGGGTAA
- the LOC123161786 gene encoding uncharacterized protein isoform X2: protein MRHPVSRVMVDPSGNASGSLVLVQFEGLSGQKIIELLNLNGRREEWRIEGLRKELKAEVMVASFNFLLTNSSRVLPRSEDEGKKKNLTKELKKMKAR, encoded by the exons ATGCGCCACCCAGTCAGCCGAGTGATGGTAGATCCCAGTGGAAATGCCTCTG GCTCACTGGTTTTGGTTCAGTTTGAAGGGCTCTCGGGGCAAAAGATAATTGAGTTGTTGAATCTGAAT GGGCGCCGCGAGGAGTGGAGGATCGAG GGTCTTCGCAAGGAGTTGAAGGCTGAGGTCATGGTTGCCAGCTTCAATTTTTTGCTGACCAATTCCTCAAGAGTCTTGCCAAG ATCTGAGgatgaagggaagaagaagaatttaACTAAAGAGTTGAAGAAGATGAAG GCTCGATGA